CCAGAAATAACACGTCCTCTGGACCCGGAGTCAGTATTCGTGTCAATGTCATTGTAAAGTGCTGGTGTTTTGCTTTCAGAGGTGTGACTGctgtgtgttgtagtagtagtagtagtagtagtagtattaaccGCAGTACCTTGACACGTATCCATTTTATACTCAGTGCCGGGGGCTGAGGGCTGCAGGGTTGAGGTTAGGTTTAAAGATGACTTCTCTACGCAAGAAGAACTTGATTGAAAAGCTCCAGGGCCACAGGCCGAGTCCGTACACCCCTGAGCCCCAGTCGGGTGCACCGTTCTGGGGGAAGGTAACCTGGTCCGTAAGGGGTCTGGAGAGGGGTGGACATCCACAGAGCAGTCCTCGGGGACCTGTCCCAGTGGAGTCGATTCTATACATACTGACTTCAACGGTCCTCCGGGGATTTCTCTTCTTTCTGATCGGGAAGGTGTTGGGGCAGCCTCGGACCTCTGATGGGGTCCTTTAATGACCTCTGCGAACTCTGACCCTGAGGGGTTCTGTGGGGGGTTAGTGGGATGCAGATGGGGTGAGGGGTGAGTCCCCGCCCCTGTCCCTTGTTCTGTGGTGTCCACTGAGACaggggtcagagagggagaggggcgagAAGAGAAGTCGGAAGAGGGGAAAGACGAGGGGCGCAGAGGTTCAGGAGGACAGGGGAAGGCCAACCGGTCACTCTCCACTTCCATTCTGTTGACTTTCACCACACACATCTGCCGACAAGGACCTGTGGAACAGAGACACAACAGAAAATCCActcagataaaaaaaatatatatatatatacaccaccatagaattaggaattataaTTCTAGAATGGACATGAACCTGCTTATGATGGGTTagccatagaattaggaattacaaTTCTAGAATGAACCTGCTTATGATGGGTtacccatagaattaggaattataaTTCTAGAATGGACATGAACCTGTTTATGATGGGTTagccatagaattaggaattataaTTCTAGAATGAACCTGCTTATGATGGGTtacccatagaattaggaattacaaTTCTAGAATGAACCTGCTTATGATGGGTtacccatagaattaggaattataaTTCTAGAATGGACATGAACCTGCTTATGATGGGTTagccatagaattaggaattacaaTTCTAGAATGAACCTGCTTATGATGGGTtacccatagaattaggaattataaTTCTAGAATGGACATGAACCTGTTTATGATGGGTTagccatagaattaggaattataaTTCTAGAATGAACCTGCTTATGATGGGTtacccatagaattaggaattacaaTTCTAGAATGAACCTGCTTATGATGGGTtacccatagaattaggaattataaTTCTAGAATGGACATGAACCTGTTTATGATGAGTtacccatagaattaggaattgttgtcacccctattactagcctgtctgaacttctggagagagtttgctgcactgaaagtaaaggggctgaataattatgcacaccgttccacttcatgattgtgtcccacttgttgttgattcttctcaaaaaaatacagttttatatctttatgtttgaagcctgaaatgtggcaaaaggtcgcaaagttcaagggggccgaaaactttcgcaaggcactgtatctctagtcacccccaaaacaaattctttctttggccgcctctccttccagttctctgctgccaatgactggaacgaactacaaaaatctctgaaacttcTTATGATGGGATAAAGGGCAGCCCTTTTGGTCAGGGTGTTGGTCAACCACGCTTTACCAGTGCTGTTTATAAGACATGGTGTAAAATAACGAAGAATTTCGTCTGCACTGTATATCTGTTAGTTAGCCAGACTGATTTAGACAAATGGTTCCCATTCATTTTTTTtgacaatattttaggttgacaatAATTCTATTGCACAATTTCTCATATATCACACACCTTAGTTTTATTTTAAGTATCAGAATTATGCCTCTACTGacattcattccaattagactggtttggatttctccctgaccaatatggctgACATTTTCACCCCATTCTGGAATGTTGACTGTTTATGACATAGCCCCTTTAGTCATTTAATAGGATCAATTACCATCGATCAATAAATCATTCAGAATCAAATCAACTAATCTCTTACCAGGGAGCCGGAGTGTATTctcagtctgatcctctccttcctcctcatcGTCCTCATCCTCCCCAGCCCTGCAGCCTCTCCGGACCTTGGGACCCAGGGTGCCTCCGAGGCCCCTCCTCCTTGCCAGGACAGAGCACCCTTCCAAGGCGACAGGCTCCTCGCTGGTCCTCAGGCGCTTGGATCTGGTCCGTGGGTGTGAGAGGCTGCTGTAAAGGGGGACATATATATATTCAATGCATGTTCACACACACTTCCAAACTCCTCCCtcaacacccctccctccctccatccccatccaaactcctccctcctcccacactcctccatcaccatccaaactcctcccccatcctcccacacccctccatccccatccaaaccctcccctcctcctccccccacactCCTCCATCCCCATCCAAACTCCTcccacacccctccatccccataaaaactcctccctcctctcccacacccctccatccccatcctcctcctcccacacccctccatccccatccaaactcctccctcctcctcccacacccctccctcctcccacacccctccaccccatcctccttccacacccctccatccccaGCTTCCTCCTCCCACACTCTCCATCCCCATCtaaactcctccctctcctcccacacccctccctccatccatccccatcctcctccacctctcgatccccatcctcctcccacacccctccatccccatcctcctcctcccacacccctccctccatccatccccatccAAACTCCTcccacacccctccatccccatcctcctcctcccacacccctccctccatccatccccatccAAACTCCTCCCACACCCCATCCATTGCCATCCAAACTCATcccacacccctcctccctccttctcctccatccccatcctccctcacccttccatccctctcctcctccctcacccttCCATCCCCCTCATACTCCCACACCCTTccatccccatcctcctccctcacccttccatccccctcctcctccctcaccctcctcctccctcacccttccatccccctcctcctccctcacccttccatccccatccctcctcctcctcccacacccctcctcctcctcctccctcacccttccatccccatccctcctcctcctcccacacccctcctcctcctccatccccatcCTCCCTCACCCTTCCATCCCCATCCTCCTTCCTCCCACACCGCTccatccccatcctcctcctcccacacccctccatccccatcctccttcttccctccctccccatcctccctcacCCTTCCATCCTCATACCTGTTCACAGGGGTCTTGACCCGGCTGCGCTGAAGCCAGTTCTGCAGTTCTGGGGTGGTGGCGGGCGTGGCTCGGGTGTGGTCCAGAGGACAGCAGTCTTTCCCAAGCTTCCACACAGCATAGCGGTCCGGTTGGAACCACTTCACAAAGGGATCCATGCTGATCTTCACCATGTCTTTACTGCATGTACACTAGgcaggaggggagaagggagttAGCATACTATTTAGTGTGGAACCTCTCCACAAAAGGAGACTAGAGAGGTAGgcaggaggggagaagggagttAGCATACTATTTAGTGTGAAACCTCTCCACAAAAGGAGActagagaggtagggaggagggTTAGGAACCAGACTAGCATACTATTTAGTGTGGAATCTCTCCACAAAAGGAGACgagaggtagggaggaggggagaagggagttAGCATACTATTTAGTGTGGAACCTCTCCACAAAAGGAGActagagaggtagggaggagggTTAGGAACCAGACTAGCATACTATTTAGTATGAAACCTCTCTACAAAAGGAGActagaggggtagggaggaggagagaagggagttaGCATACTATTTAGTGTGGAACCTCTCTAGGGGGGAAGTAGAATCTCTAGCTTCTTAGCTGTGTGTCCAGGGGGAAGTAGAATCTCTATCTTGTTAGCTGTGTGTCCAGGGGGGAAGTAGAATCTCTAGCTTGTTAGCTATGTGTGTCCAGGGGGAAGTAGAATCTCTAGCTTGTTAGCTGTGTGTCCAGGGGGAAGTAGAATCTCTAGCTTGTTAGCTGTGTGTCCAGGGGTAGTAGAATCTCTAGCTTGTTAGCTGTGTGTGCTAGAAGCTTCCATTTTGAAAGTGACATCACCTGCCCTGAGACCCAGAGGTACTGCCTCCCCCCCAGAGGTACTGCCTCCCCCCCAGAGGTACTGCCTCCCCCCCAGAGGTACTGCCTCCCCCCCAGAGGTACTGCCTCCCCCCCAGAGGTACTGCCTCCCCCCCAGAGGTACTGCCTCCCCCCCAGAGGTACTGCCTCCCCCCCAGAGGTACTGCCCATAGTTCTGGAGGGGTCCCTGGTTCCACGTGGAAATACACACAACAGAAATAGTTCAGAGTAAACAGCGTGGCGTTTTCTTCATCTTACCTGAGTGGCCACCTTGCCGTAGTCGATCCATCGGACACTAGCGAAGTTGGTCGACTCGGCACAGTTGAAGCCGTGGTTGAAGCCAGCGTGGTACCCATAGGGAAAGGTGATCATAAACTCTCCCGCCTCCTGGgtgatctggagagagaggggggggggagggagttATTGAGGACAAAACTCGCCTGCCTCCTGGGTgatctggagagaggggggacgaGGGAGTTATTGAGGACAAAACTCGCCTGCCTCCTGGGTgatctggagagaggggggacgaGGGAGTTATTGAGGACAAAACTCTCCTGCCTCCTGGGTgatctggagagaggggggggcgagGGAGTTATTgatctggagagagggggggacgagGGAGTTATTGAGGACAAAACTCTCCTGCCTCCTGGGTgatctggagagagggggggacgagGGAGTTATTGAGGACAAAACTCGCCTGCCTCCTGGGTgatctggagagagggggggacgagGGAGTTATTGAGGACAAAACTCTCCTGCCTCCTGGGTgatctggagagaggggggaggagggagttattgatctggagagagggggggaggagggagttaTTGAGGACAAAACCACTGGAACATTTCCTCTATCAATTTGTCCCCATTGAGATCCCTTGACAGAAAAGAGAATCTCCCACACTGCTGTCGGCAGGATCACTTGTGTTAATCTAGCTAACGTATCAGCCTCACAGCCTCTACCAGATATACACAACCTCTCTCCTAATGACGACCAGGTCCAGACAGTATCTCAGGATAGTTAACGTATCCTAATGACGACCAGGTCCAGACAGTATCTCAGGATAGTTAACGTATCCTAATGACGACCAGGTGAGGGTTAGGTATCTCAGGATAGTTAACGTATCCTAATGACGACCAGGTGAGGGTTAGGTATCTCAGGATAGTTAACGTATCCTAATGACGaccaggttagggttagttatctCAGGATAGTTAACGTATCCTAATGACgaccaggttagggttaggtatctCAGCAGTAAACTGTATACAACCAGTCAATACATAAAGACAATCAACTAAAGTGAAGAGCTGTTGTAATGTTGGTCCAGATGACTAGAAGGCAGGTTGGTGATAGTGTAGAAGTGTGTTCTACACTATGTTGTAGCAACAGTTGAGATGAAAGGCTATTCAAAAGTGACAGTTGAGATGAAAGGCTATTCAAAAGTGACAGTTGAGATGAAAGGCTTTTCAAAAGTGACAGTTGAGATGAAAGGCTATTCAAAAGTGACAGTTGAGATGAAAGGCTTTTCAAAAGTGACAGTTGAGATGAAAGGCTTTTCAAAAGTGACAGTTGAGATGAAAGGCTTTTCAAAAGTGACAGTTGAGATGAAAGGCTTTTCAAAAGTGGCAGTTAAAACAGTCAGTTTGTCTCACCTTGTCGAAAGGGATGCTATACTTCTTCAGGATAGAAGGGGAGATCAGGGTCATCTTGTGACGGAGAAAAGCCTCACATCCTTTAAACCCGTTGGGGAAGAAacctggaaaacacacacacacacacacacacacaacgtggaGAGACTGTTAGATAGATTGACAGAGTCAACACAGTGCTTTTGGGTACAAGGTCTATCCTCCTAAGAccgcgtttagacaggcagcccagttATAGTCAAAAgaccagaattgggctgcctgtctaaacgctgCCTAAGTGTTCTACTTTTAACTTAAGATTTCATCTAGTTAAACTAAGATTACCTGTAgccagtctctccagtctcttcCCATGCTCAGGGGGGATGGCATACCTGTAGACGGAGACAATGTGTCTGTTAATATAGACAATGTGTCTGATGTTACTATACCTGTAGACGGAGACAATGTGTCTGTTAATATAGACAATGTGTCTGATGTTACTATACCTGTAGACGGAGACAATGTGTCTGTTAATATAGACAATGTGTCTGTTAATATAGACAATGTGTCTGATGTTACTATACCTGTAGACGGAGACAATGTGTCTGTTAATATAGACAATGTGTCTGTTAATATAGACAATGTGTCTGTTAATATAGACAATGTGTCTGTTAATATAGACAATGTGTCTGTTAATATAGACAATGTGTCTGTTAATATAGACAATGTGTCTGTTAATATAGACAATGTGTCTGTTAATATAGACAATGTGTCTGTTAATATAGACAATGTGTCTGATAATATAGACAATGTGTCTGATGTTACTATACCTGTAAACGGAGACAATGTGTCTGTTAATATAGACAATGTGTCTGTTAATATAGACAATGTGTCTGATGTTACTATACCTGTAGACGGAGACAATGTGTCTGTTAATATAGACAATGTGTCTGTTAATATAGACAATGTGTCTGTTAATATAGACAATGTGTCTGATGTTACTATACCTGTAGACGGAGACAATGTGTCTGTTAATATAGACAATGTGTCTGATGTTACTATACCTGTAAACGGAGACAATGTGTCTGTTAATATAGACAATGTgtatgttaatatagacaatgTGTCTGATGTTACTATACCTGTAGACGGAGACAATGTGTCTGTTAATATAGACAATGTGTCTGTTAATATAGACAATGTGTCTGTTAATATAGACAATGTGTCTGTTAATATAGACAATGTGTCTGTTAATATAGACAATGTGTCTGTTAATATAGACAATGTGTCTGTTAATATAGACAATGTGTCTGATGTTACTATACCTGTAGACGGAGACAATGTGTCTGTTAATATAGACAATTTGTCTAATGTTACTATACCTGTAGACGGAGACAATGTGTCTGTTAATATAGACAATGTGTCTGTTAATATAGACCATGTGTCTGATGTTACTATACCTGTAGACGGAGACAATGTGTCTGTTAATATAGACAATGTGTCTGTTAATATAGACAATGTGTCTGTTAATATAGACCATGTGTCTGATGTTACTATACCTGTAGACGGAGACAATGTGTCTGTTAATATAGACAATTTGTCTAATGTTACTATACCTGTAGACGGAGACAATGTGTCTGTTAATATAGACAATGTGTCTGATGTTACTATACCTGTAGACGGAGACAATGTGTCTGTTAATATAGACAATGTGTCTGTTAATGTAGACAATGTGTCTGTTAATATAGACCATGTGTCTGATGTTACTATACCTGTAGACGGAGACAATGTTTGTCAGGTTAATACAGAAGGGGAATAGTAAACTAGTGTATGGGTAGGTGTTATGTATGAGACAAACTGTTTAGATGTGCCATCCTCTACACTGACAATACTGGCCCCTAGTGGTGAGCCTTGGAATTCTACCTATTCTAAAGTTCCTGACATGGAACTCTGTAGAACTCTGTAGAACTCTGTAGAACTCTGTAGAACTCTGTAGAACTCTGTAGAACTCTGTAGAACTCCCTCAGGGTTCTGAGGCATTCCATTTCACCCACACCTCTTCTCCCCCATCAGAAGCCCCATATTAAACTATCAGTCTGAGgtaagggtgtgtgtatgtgtgtgtaaggggagagggaggactgccccaggagtgggagaggagggtttggagaaggggaggggttgagAGAAGAGCTTCTTGGTGGTCCTCCCCTCCAGGGAAATGTGTCTAAATGGGGAGAGTTGAGAAccatgtgtgtgttgcagggcttCCTGCTCTAATGGACAGCAGTATACctccaggggaagagagagatggggagactgagggagggagagagggagggaggagagggaggtggaaagagggaggtggaaagagggaggagagggaggtggaaagagggaggtggaaagggggagactgagggagggagagaggtaggggaaagagggaggtgaaaagagggaggtggaaagagggagaagaaaagagggaggagagggaggtggaaagagggaggagagggaggtggaaagagggaggagagggaggagaaagagggaggagagggaggagaaaagagggaggagagggaggtggaaagagggaggagagggaggtggaaagagggaggagagggaggtgaaagagggaggagagggaggtggaaagagggaggagagggaggtggaaagagggaggagagggaggtggaaagagggaggagggggaggagaaagagggaggagggggaggagaaaagagggaggagggggaggagaaaagagggaggggggggaggagaaaagagggaggagggggaggagaaaagagggaggagagggaggagaaaagagggaggagagggaggtggaaagagggaggagggggaggagaaaagagggaggagagggaggtggaaagagggaggagaaaagagggaggagaaaagagggaggagaaggaggtgaaaagagggaggagagggaggtggaaagagggaggagagggagttggaaagagggaggagagggagttggaaagagggaggagagggaggtggaacgggggaggagagggaggtggaacggggaggagagggaggtggaaagagggaggagagggaggtggaaagagggaggagagggaggtggaaagagggaggagagtgaggtgaaaagagtgaggagagggaggaggaaagagggaggagagggaggtggaaagagggaggtggaaagagggaggagagggaggtggaaagagggaggagagggaggtggaaagagggaggagagggaggtggaaagagggaggaggaaagagggaggagagggaggtggaaagagggaggagagggaggtggaaagggggaggagagggaggtggaaagggggaggagagggaggtggaaagggggaggagagggaggtggaaagagggaggtggaaagagggtgggagggagacttACGAGGGAGGAATAAAGAAGTAATTCCCCTGTCCCTtcctacccatctctccctctaaccccgcCTCTCAGTTTGCCTGAGACACACCATGCTAGTAAATAACAGTATCCCCCTACCAGGACTTGGGCTCTCCAAAGTGCAGGTAGTTGATGCTATAAAGGTCCATGTCTTCAGTGTGCCAGGAGAAGCTGGTCTTCCACATGCCGAAGTACAGGTAGGGTGTGTTCACCCCCTGGATAGAAACACCACAGTCCTCTTCAATCACATCCAGGATGGAGTTGAGGTGGCCGATGTTCCACTCCTCTATACcctacaggagaggaggagggaggaggagagagaggagagaggaggagagagggaattagatgagacagaagggagagaagaggagaggaggcgagagagaATTAgatgaaagagaagggagagaggaggcgagaggaggagagaattagatgaaagagaagggagagaagaggagaggaggagagaggaaagagagaattagatgagacagaagggagagaggaggagaggggaggagagaattagatgaaagagaagggagagaagaggagaggaggagagaggaaagagagaattagatgagacagaagggagagaggaggagaggggaggagagagaggagagatgagacagaagggagagaaaCAACAAGAGAGAGTTGAGGTGTCAGATATTCCACTCCTCTATACTTCACCCTGcaccaggacagaggagaggtggggatgaCTAGAAAGGAATATACAGGGAGTGAAATGACAGAGATCCTGAGGATCAGTgatgagtgacagagagaggagagagagacggatattCTGAGTCCTGAGACATCTACCTCGTCATAGAGGCTCCCGGGGACGTCAGCTCCATATATGGGAGATACGAAGGTCAGGTTCTTCCAGTACTTCCTCTCCAGGTCCTCATAGTTCAGGTAGCGGGGAGTACAGTATCTGGAGAGGTAGAAGATCTATGTTATAACTActaaatataacacattagagtTCAGGTAGAGGGAGTACAGTATCTGGAGAGGTAGAAGATCTATGTTATAactactatactaaatataacaCATTATAGTTCAGGTAGAGGGGAGTACAGTATCTGGAGAGGTAGAAGATCTATGTTATAactactatactaaatataatatgtgtgtgtttatagttacTGACTTGTCACTGTTGGAGAGGCGTCTGaacacctgtgtgtgtatgtgtgtgtgtgtgtgtgtgtgtatgtgtgtgtgtgtgtgtgtgtgtagttactgACTTGTCACTGTTGGCGAGGCGTCTGAACTCCTTAACGCTGAGCGGTTTCTTCTGGATGTTGAACTGAGTGAACAGGCCTGACTGGCCAGCAACCATCTGCTGGATAGGAGCGTGGATCACCAGGTCATCAATATCATCATAGCTACACCGAGGACGCCAGCCTTTAGGAGGAatcacctggagacaggtagaggagagaaagagggggttatcacctg
This DNA window, taken from Oncorhynchus kisutch isolate 150728-3 unplaced genomic scaffold, Okis_V2 scaffold879, whole genome shotgun sequence, encodes the following:
- the LOC116362713 gene encoding lysine-specific demethylase 4C isoform X10, with product MAGAEVYGPVNPSCKIMTFRPTVEEFRDFNRYLAHMEAQGAHRAGLAKVIPPKGWRPRCSYDDIDDLVIHAPIQQMVAGQSGLFTQFNIQKKPLSVKEFRRLANSDKYCTPRYLNYEDLERKYWKNLTFVSPIYGADVPGSLYDEGIEEWNIGHLNSILDVIEEDCGVSIQGVNTPYLYFGMWKTSFSWHTEDMDLYSINYLHFGEPKSWYAIPPEHGKRLERLATGFFPNGFKGCEAFLRHKMTLISPSILKKYSIPFDKITQEAGEFCPQ